From one Acidimicrobiia bacterium genomic stretch:
- a CDS encoding MarR family transcriptional regulator, protein MAAPRWLNDEERRTWIAFVYAQGLLFEQVERDLQRDSNLPLAYYQALVVLSEHPNHAMRMGDLAEALTFSRSRMSHAITRLEQNGWIRREQCAEDRRGSVAVLTDAGFHALEAAAPQHVESVRAHLFDQLSPEQVRNLREVCETLVRHLLGSLNIEPPSVLPEPGYWEATAR, encoded by the coding sequence GTGGCGGCACCACGGTGGCTGAACGACGAGGAGCGACGGACCTGGATCGCGTTCGTGTACGCCCAGGGGCTCCTCTTCGAGCAGGTCGAGCGGGACCTCCAGCGCGACTCCAACCTCCCCCTCGCCTACTACCAGGCCCTCGTCGTGCTCTCGGAGCACCCGAACCACGCCATGCGGATGGGCGACCTCGCCGAGGCCCTGACCTTCTCCCGGAGCCGGATGTCGCACGCGATCACGCGCCTCGAGCAGAACGGCTGGATCCGCCGCGAGCAGTGCGCCGAAGACCGCCGCGGCTCGGTCGCGGTCCTCACCGACGCCGGTTTCCACGCCCTGGAGGCGGCCGCGCCCCAGCACGTCGAGAGCGTCCGGGCCCACCTCTTCGACCAGCTGTCCCCCGAGCAGGTCCGGAACCTGCGTGAGGTCTGCGAGACGCTGGTGCGCCACCTCCTCGGATCGTTGAACATCGAGCCGCCGAGCGTGCTCCCGGAGCCCGGCTACTGGGAGGCCACGGCGCGCTGA
- a CDS encoding enoyl-CoA hydratase-related protein translates to MATVVLEHPEPHVTLVTLNRPERLNAMNYELVASLHDALDQIGQDPECRVAILTGAGRGFCSGLDLKDWGRPPAPGGHPHALVGTGGQEFIASLTLRVRATPQVILAAVNGPAFGGGLALACAADLRVAAESARFCSAFIRTGLTGTDIGISHTLPRIVGAGRAFDLIVTGRELGAVEAERIGLVSRVVPDDALASEAAAVARQIAGYAPSSLVLTKEAFWHNVDTPSLAAAIALENRNQALASRTPEVEAFMAGYSARFS, encoded by the coding sequence ATGGCGACCGTCGTGCTCGAACACCCCGAGCCGCACGTCACGCTCGTGACCCTCAATCGGCCCGAGCGGCTGAACGCGATGAACTACGAGCTCGTCGCCTCGTTGCACGACGCCCTGGACCAGATCGGTCAGGATCCCGAGTGCCGCGTCGCCATCCTCACCGGCGCCGGGCGGGGGTTCTGCTCGGGCCTCGACCTGAAGGACTGGGGTCGGCCACCGGCGCCCGGCGGCCATCCCCACGCGCTCGTGGGCACCGGCGGCCAGGAGTTCATCGCCAGCCTCACCCTCCGCGTGCGAGCGACGCCGCAGGTGATCCTGGCGGCCGTGAACGGTCCCGCCTTCGGTGGGGGCCTGGCGCTCGCGTGCGCCGCCGACCTTCGGGTCGCGGCCGAGTCGGCGCGGTTCTGCTCGGCGTTCATCCGGACCGGGCTCACGGGCACCGACATCGGCATCAGCCACACCCTGCCTCGGATCGTGGGCGCCGGACGGGCCTTCGACCTCATCGTGACCGGCCGCGAGCTCGGGGCCGTCGAAGCCGAGCGCATCGGCCTCGTGAGCCGCGTCGTCCCCGACGACGCCCTGGCGAGCGAGGCCGCCGCCGTCGCCCGGCAGATCGCGGGCTACGCCCCTTCTTCCTTGGTGCTCACGAAGGAGGCGTTCTGGCACAACGTCGACACGCCGAGCCTCGCCGCCGCGATCGCGCTCGAGAACCGCAACCAGGCCCTGGCGAGCCGCACGCCCGAGGTCGAGGCCTTCATGGCCGGGTACTCGGCCCGCTTCTCCTGA
- a CDS encoding DNA recombination protein RmuC, protein MELVVIAVAILGPLVVAGVAGLVLRRHQLSSARLVADHERAMAGQRDAVVQAAVEQFLAHNRAALLAERELADRDLEGKKSLIDQQLAAMAAKLDDVSHLVQDVEAQRARSFGELSAQLSQQHDGLADLLHTTQSLREALSSTKARGQWGERMAEDVLRLAGFVENINYRKQRAVESGSGIPDYTFFLPNDLRLYMDVKFPLDNYLRYCEAGSDLERKRHRDDFLRDVRARVRELSGRDYVDAGGGTVDFVLLFIPNEQLYAFIHEQDDTILDEAVRQGVVFCSPLTLFVVLALIRQMVENFRLARTSDEILGLLGQFLDQWGKFKVQMEKVGQKIEAAGREYTALAGTRANTLERPLRAIEELRTRDLELVEEPDDGDPPLALEA, encoded by the coding sequence ATGGAGCTCGTCGTCATCGCCGTCGCGATCCTCGGGCCCCTCGTCGTCGCGGGCGTCGCCGGGCTGGTGCTGCGCCGCCACCAGCTGAGCTCGGCCCGGCTGGTCGCGGACCACGAGCGGGCCATGGCCGGGCAGCGCGACGCCGTCGTCCAGGCCGCCGTCGAGCAGTTCCTGGCCCACAACCGGGCCGCGCTGCTCGCCGAGCGGGAGCTGGCCGACCGGGACCTCGAGGGCAAGAAGTCGCTCATCGACCAGCAGCTGGCGGCGATGGCCGCCAAGCTGGACGACGTCTCGCACCTGGTCCAGGACGTCGAGGCCCAGCGGGCCCGCTCCTTCGGCGAGCTCAGCGCCCAGCTGAGCCAACAGCACGACGGGCTCGCCGACCTGCTCCACACCACCCAGAGCCTTCGGGAGGCGCTCTCCAGCACGAAGGCGCGCGGCCAGTGGGGCGAGCGCATGGCCGAGGACGTCCTCCGCCTGGCCGGGTTCGTCGAGAACATCAACTACCGGAAGCAGCGCGCCGTCGAGAGCGGCTCCGGGATCCCCGACTACACCTTCTTCCTGCCCAACGACCTGCGGCTCTACATGGACGTGAAGTTCCCCCTCGACAACTACCTGCGGTACTGCGAGGCCGGGTCCGACCTGGAGCGGAAGCGGCACCGCGACGACTTCCTCCGAGACGTGCGGGCCCGGGTGCGCGAGCTGAGCGGACGGGACTACGTGGACGCCGGCGGCGGGACGGTCGACTTCGTGCTCCTGTTCATCCCCAACGAGCAGCTGTACGCCTTCATCCACGAGCAGGACGACACGATCCTGGACGAGGCCGTCCGGCAGGGCGTCGTGTTCTGCTCGCCGCTGACGCTGTTCGTGGTCCTGGCGCTGATCCGCCAGATGGTCGAGAACTTCCGGCTCGCCCGCACCTCCGACGAGATCCTCGGGCTCCTCGGCCAGTTCCTCGACCAGTGGGGGAAGTTCAAGGTCCAGATGGAGAAGGTGGGCCAGAAGATCGAGGCTGCCGGCCGCGAGTACACCGCCCTGGCCGGGACCCGGGCCAACACGCTCGAGCGCCCCCTCCGAGCCATCGAGGAGCTCCGAACCCGGGACCTCGAGCTCGTCGAGGAGCCGGACGACGGGGACCCGCCGCTGGCCCTGGAGGCCTGA
- a CDS encoding GNAT family N-acetyltransferase, whose translation MAPAIRPASMADAEPLLVLLGQLGYPSTPSRLAEQLASAAGDRGGVLVAADGDSVSGFASYQIVFFFEDGAPRCRLTAIAVEAAARQTGVGQRLVAEVERRARAAACTELEVVSAHRPERAAAHAFYPALGFVDARHECGLYTKVLS comes from the coding sequence GTGGCGCCGGCGATCCGTCCCGCGTCGATGGCCGACGCGGAGCCGCTCCTCGTGCTGCTGGGCCAGCTCGGCTACCCGTCCACGCCCAGCCGGCTCGCGGAGCAGCTGGCGAGCGCCGCGGGCGACCGCGGCGGGGTCCTGGTCGCCGCCGATGGCGACTCGGTGTCCGGGTTCGCGTCGTATCAGATCGTGTTCTTCTTCGAGGACGGCGCGCCCCGGTGCCGGCTGACCGCGATCGCGGTGGAGGCGGCGGCCCGGCAGACGGGCGTCGGGCAGCGGCTGGTGGCCGAGGTCGAACGACGAGCCCGCGCCGCCGCCTGCACCGAGCTGGAGGTGGTGAGCGCCCACCGGCCGGAGCGCGCCGCCGCGCACGCCTTCTACCCGGCGCTCGGGTTCGTCGACGCCCGCCACGAGTGCGGCCTCTACACGAAGGTCCTCAGCTAG
- a CDS encoding FxsA family protein has protein sequence MQRFLAYAAALAVVELVVIVEVAQRLGVIDTIGLLILVSIVGVLVVKAQGLAVLRRLVGDVEAGRVPGPTLADGALVVVAGALLVVPGFVTDVPGLLLLVTPVRRVVRRRLRRRWSRRFVVVRGDELEA, from the coding sequence ATGCAGCGGTTCCTCGCCTACGCCGCCGCGCTGGCGGTGGTCGAGCTGGTCGTGATCGTCGAGGTCGCGCAGCGGCTCGGCGTCATCGACACGATCGGGCTGCTGATCCTGGTGTCGATCGTCGGCGTGCTCGTCGTGAAGGCCCAGGGCCTGGCCGTCCTGCGGCGGCTCGTCGGCGACGTCGAGGCCGGACGCGTCCCGGGACCCACGCTGGCCGACGGCGCGCTCGTCGTCGTCGCCGGCGCGCTGCTCGTCGTGCCGGGGTTCGTCACCGACGTCCCCGGGCTGCTCCTCCTCGTGACGCCGGTGCGGCGCGTCGTCCGCCGTCGACTCCGGCGGCGCTGGTCTCGCCGCTTCGTCGTCGTGCGCGGCGACGAGCTCGAAGCCTGA
- a CDS encoding 5'-3' exonuclease H3TH domain-containing protein, producing MQAHLIDGTYELFRHYFAVPEHFADDGMDVGATRGVVGSVVQLLEEGATHVAVATDHVIESFRNDLWPGYKTGAGVEPALLQQFPVVEDALRALGVTVWAEVELEADDALASGAAAVRADPAADRAVICTPDKDLAQCVDDPQVVQLDRRTGRVLDEAAVRAKFGVSPASIPDWLALVGDSADGFPGLPGWGAKSASAVLARYGHLDAIPDQALNWDVDVRGAARLAATLAEQRSRAELFRVLATLRTDADVGVPAAWRWAGPTRELGGWADRLGSPTLVARADRLAESRA from the coding sequence ATGCAAGCGCACCTCATCGACGGCACCTACGAGCTGTTCCGGCACTACTTCGCGGTCCCGGAGCACTTCGCCGACGACGGGATGGACGTCGGCGCGACGCGCGGCGTCGTCGGCTCGGTCGTGCAGCTGCTCGAGGAAGGCGCGACCCACGTCGCCGTGGCGACCGACCACGTGATCGAGTCGTTCCGGAACGACCTGTGGCCGGGCTACAAGACCGGCGCCGGCGTCGAGCCCGCGCTGCTCCAGCAGTTCCCGGTCGTCGAGGACGCGCTGCGGGCGCTGGGCGTCACCGTCTGGGCCGAGGTGGAGCTCGAGGCGGACGACGCCCTCGCCTCCGGGGCGGCGGCGGTCCGCGCCGACCCGGCGGCGGACCGGGCGGTCATCTGCACGCCGGACAAGGACCTGGCGCAGTGCGTCGACGACCCGCAGGTGGTCCAGCTCGACCGCCGGACCGGTCGGGTCCTCGACGAGGCCGCGGTGCGGGCGAAGTTCGGCGTGTCGCCGGCGTCGATCCCGGACTGGCTCGCGCTCGTCGGTGACAGCGCCGACGGCTTCCCGGGCCTCCCGGGCTGGGGCGCGAAGTCCGCCAGCGCCGTCCTCGCCCGGTACGGCCACCTCGACGCCATCCCGGACCAGGCGCTGAACTGGGACGTGGACGTGCGCGGCGCGGCCCGGCTCGCGGCCACCCTCGCCGAGCAGCGGTCCCGGGCCGAGCTGTTCCGGGTGCTGGCGACGCTGCGGACCGACGCCGACGTCGGCGTGCCGGCGGCGTGGCGGTGGGCCGGACCGACGCGGGAGCTCGGAGGGTGGGCGGACCGCCTCGGGTCGCCCACCCTGGTCGCGCGCGCCGACCGGCTGGCCGAATCCCGAGCCTGA
- a CDS encoding SCP2 sterol-binding domain-containing protein encodes MAEFLSDAWIEELDQAARDAPSLAAIGAERPLVVEQRVRRGTDEVVYSLCFTADGARVTAGPAESPHVVVRTDASTARALQQGTMNAQQAAVAGHLKIQGQAEHLRAAGDALRAAGDVFESVRASTTDPPGLDTGATGRR; translated from the coding sequence GTGGCCGAGTTCCTCTCGGACGCGTGGATCGAGGAGCTCGACCAGGCGGCGCGGGACGCGCCGAGCCTCGCGGCGATCGGTGCCGAGCGGCCCCTCGTGGTCGAGCAGCGCGTCCGCCGCGGGACCGACGAGGTCGTGTACTCGCTCTGCTTCACCGCCGACGGCGCGCGCGTCACCGCCGGTCCCGCCGAGTCTCCACACGTCGTCGTGCGCACAGACGCCTCGACGGCGCGAGCGCTGCAGCAGGGAACGATGAACGCGCAGCAGGCCGCCGTCGCTGGGCACCTGAAGATCCAGGGACAGGCCGAGCACCTGCGCGCCGCCGGCGACGCGCTCCGGGCCGCTGGGGACGTGTTCGAATCGGTCCGGGCCTCGACCACGGACCCTCCCGGGCTCGACACTGGCGCGACAGGCCGCCGCTAG
- a CDS encoding polyprenyl synthetase family protein, with protein sequence MSSAAPARRSIPVPPSLVAVGARAEARILTLLDTEALRWADVDPELAEPILALRDLVVAGGKRLRPAFCHWAYVGAGGPPTAPAVVDAGAALELLHTFALVHDDVMDGSELRRGQPAIHRRFMRGHDDMAWRGEARRFGEGAAILVGDFAFVYADLLFGDTTPVARRIFDELRLELCVGQYLDLVGTASASNDAEQAARIERYKSGKYTVERPLHLGAALAGRLDELQAPLSAVGLPLGEAFQLRDDLLGVFGDSRVTGKPVGDDLREGKLTPLLAAAAARVDGAGARLLGRVGSSDLSEAEIQALQALLLESGACEEIEAAIERLVERALGALERAPITCEARDALQELAVYVAWRDR encoded by the coding sequence ATGTCGTCGGCCGCGCCGGCCCGCCGCAGCATCCCGGTGCCTCCCAGCCTCGTGGCCGTGGGCGCGCGCGCCGAGGCCCGAATCCTCACCCTCCTCGACACCGAGGCGCTCCGGTGGGCCGACGTCGACCCCGAGCTCGCGGAGCCGATCCTGGCCCTCCGAGACCTCGTCGTGGCCGGCGGCAAGCGTCTCCGGCCCGCGTTCTGCCATTGGGCCTACGTCGGCGCCGGCGGACCCCCGACGGCACCGGCGGTGGTCGACGCCGGCGCCGCCCTCGAGCTGCTGCACACGTTCGCGCTCGTCCACGACGACGTCATGGACGGCTCCGAGCTGCGACGAGGTCAGCCCGCCATCCACCGTCGGTTCATGCGGGGCCACGACGACATGGCGTGGCGGGGTGAGGCGCGCCGGTTCGGAGAGGGTGCCGCGATCCTGGTCGGCGACTTCGCGTTCGTGTACGCGGACCTGCTCTTCGGCGACACCACGCCGGTCGCGCGGCGGATCTTCGACGAGCTGCGGCTCGAGCTGTGCGTCGGCCAGTACCTGGACCTCGTCGGCACGGCCAGCGCCAGCAACGACGCCGAGCAGGCCGCCCGCATCGAGCGCTACAAGTCCGGGAAGTACACCGTCGAGCGCCCGCTCCACCTGGGCGCGGCCCTCGCCGGCCGCCTCGACGAGCTGCAGGCGCCGCTGAGCGCCGTGGGCCTCCCGCTCGGGGAGGCGTTCCAGCTTCGCGACGACCTCCTCGGCGTGTTCGGCGACTCGCGGGTGACCGGGAAGCCCGTGGGCGACGACCTGCGCGAGGGGAAGCTCACCCCGCTGCTCGCCGCGGCCGCGGCTCGGGTCGACGGTGCCGGCGCCCGGCTGCTCGGCCGCGTCGGGTCGTCGGACCTGTCGGAGGCGGAGATCCAGGCGCTCCAGGCGCTGCTGCTCGAGTCGGGCGCCTGCGAGGAGATCGAGGCGGCCATCGAGCGGCTGGTGGAGCGGGCGCTCGGCGCCCTCGAGCGGGCCCCGATCACGTGCGAGGCCCGCGACGCGCTCCAGGAGCTCGCGGTCTACGTCGCCTGGCGCGACCGGTAG
- a CDS encoding SDR family oxidoreductase, whose product MGLEGRVALVTGGGRGIGAAIGLGLAADGADVAVNYRRDAAAAAETVGAIEDLGRKAVAYQASVDDAAADAAMVEAALADFGHVDILVHSAGIASRGHTTLETDPAELERVWRIHAFGAFLLAKLVLPSMRAQPRGDVILISSVATSFMAANSLPYNVAKASLEALARTLAKEERRNGIHVNVVAPGLVVSEMGRRLVRATQGVEDIHALDAGSPYGHVCTPDEVADVVRFLVSDAAGYLTDQRLTVDGGTF is encoded by the coding sequence ATGGGACTGGAAGGACGGGTCGCCCTCGTGACCGGCGGCGGCCGGGGGATCGGCGCCGCCATCGGGCTCGGGCTCGCCGCGGACGGCGCCGACGTGGCGGTCAACTACCGGCGCGACGCCGCGGCCGCGGCGGAGACCGTGGGCGCGATCGAGGACCTCGGGCGGAAGGCGGTCGCGTACCAGGCGTCGGTCGACGACGCCGCCGCCGACGCGGCCATGGTCGAGGCCGCGCTGGCGGACTTCGGCCACGTCGACATCCTCGTGCACAGCGCCGGCATCGCCAGCCGGGGCCACACGACGCTCGAGACCGACCCCGCCGAGCTCGAGCGGGTGTGGCGGATCCATGCTTTCGGCGCCTTCCTGCTCGCGAAGCTGGTGCTGCCGAGCATGCGGGCCCAGCCCCGAGGCGACGTGATCCTGATCTCCAGCGTGGCGACGAGCTTCATGGCCGCGAACTCGCTGCCGTACAACGTGGCGAAGGCGTCGCTCGAGGCCCTCGCCCGGACCCTGGCCAAGGAGGAGCGCCGGAACGGGATCCACGTCAACGTGGTGGCCCCCGGACTGGTCGTGTCCGAGATGGGCCGCCGGCTGGTCCGGGCGACCCAGGGCGTCGAGGACATCCACGCCCTCGACGCCGGCTCGCCCTACGGCCACGTGTGCACGCCCGACGAGGTGGCCGACGTGGTGCGGTTCCTCGTGTCCGACGCCGCCGGCTACCTGACCGACCAGCGGCTGACCGTGGACGGGGGCACCTTCTAG
- a CDS encoding lipase maturation factor family protein: MSWFDAPQYWLTRFVFERALGVIYVVAFLTACNQFRPLLGERGLLPVPRFLRRVRFGDAPSLFQFAYSDRLLLAAAWGGVLLGVAVVLGLPQAGPLWVPMLVWLTLWALYLSIVNVGQTFYSFGWESLLCEVGALAVFLGNARTAPPILLVFLMRWLVFRLEFGAGLIKLRGDPCWRDLTCLYYHHETQPMPNPLSW, encoded by the coding sequence ATGAGCTGGTTCGACGCGCCGCAGTACTGGCTGACGCGGTTCGTGTTCGAGCGCGCCCTCGGAGTCATCTACGTGGTGGCGTTCCTCACCGCCTGCAACCAGTTCCGGCCGCTGCTCGGTGAGCGGGGGCTCCTGCCGGTGCCGCGGTTCCTGCGCCGGGTGCGGTTCGGCGACGCGCCGAGCCTGTTCCAGTTCGCCTACTCCGACCGCCTCCTCCTCGCGGCGGCCTGGGGCGGGGTGCTGCTCGGCGTCGCCGTGGTCCTCGGCCTGCCCCAGGCCGGGCCGCTCTGGGTGCCGATGCTCGTCTGGCTGACGCTCTGGGCCCTCTACCTGTCGATCGTGAACGTGGGCCAGACCTTCTACTCCTTCGGCTGGGAATCGCTGCTGTGCGAGGTGGGCGCGCTGGCGGTCTTCCTCGGCAACGCGCGGACGGCGCCGCCGATCCTGCTCGTGTTCTTGATGCGGTGGCTGGTCTTCCGGCTCGAGTTCGGCGCCGGCCTCATCAAGCTGCGCGGCGACCCGTGCTGGCGCGACCTGACCTGCCTCTACTACCACCACGAGACCCAGCCGATGCCCAACCCGCTGAGCTGGTG
- a CDS encoding acyl-CoA dehydrogenase family protein: MIPEAQFRAEAKSFLDGHAEPRAEEKFEWGKGSDRVGLLDEKTAEQEAAEIRDAKAWKALEYDAGFGWVTGPEEYGGRALPAGYERAYRELAGGYAIPPQTVFGIGLGMVAPTILAHAIPDVKRQYLAPLHRGDVVGCQLFSEPAAGSDLAGVQTRAIRDGDEWVLSGQKVWTSGAHYSDIGEIITRTSTDKPKHKGLTMFLVDMKAPGVEVRPLRQMTGGASFNEVFFADVRVPDTHRLGDVDEGWTVALTTLMNERAAIGGGGAGVGAIGLTRLREIATHFGRDEDPLVRQRLADIYIRHTVARYTNLRAMAKIRAGQVPGPEMSIAKLALTQNMQRVADALGELLGPRLVADTREWGTFAWAEFVLGVPGVRVAGGTDEVMRNIVGERVLGLPKEPPGAR, translated from the coding sequence GTGATCCCCGAAGCCCAGTTCCGGGCCGAGGCCAAGTCCTTCCTCGACGGCCACGCCGAGCCACGGGCCGAAGAGAAGTTCGAGTGGGGCAAGGGCTCCGACCGGGTCGGCCTGCTCGACGAGAAGACCGCCGAGCAAGAGGCGGCCGAGATCCGGGACGCGAAGGCCTGGAAGGCGCTCGAGTACGACGCCGGGTTCGGCTGGGTCACCGGACCCGAGGAGTACGGCGGCCGGGCCCTCCCCGCCGGCTACGAGCGCGCGTACCGCGAGCTCGCGGGGGGGTACGCGATCCCGCCCCAGACGGTGTTCGGGATCGGGCTCGGCATGGTCGCCCCGACGATCCTCGCCCACGCCATCCCCGACGTGAAGCGCCAGTACCTGGCGCCGCTCCACCGCGGCGACGTCGTCGGCTGCCAGCTCTTCTCCGAGCCCGCGGCCGGCTCCGACCTCGCCGGCGTGCAGACCCGGGCGATCCGGGACGGGGACGAGTGGGTGCTGAGCGGCCAGAAGGTCTGGACCTCGGGCGCGCACTACAGCGACATCGGCGAGATCATCACCCGCACCTCCACCGACAAGCCGAAGCACAAGGGCCTCACGATGTTCCTCGTGGACATGAAGGCGCCCGGTGTCGAGGTCCGGCCGCTCCGCCAGATGACCGGCGGGGCGTCGTTCAACGAGGTGTTCTTCGCCGACGTGCGAGTGCCCGACACCCATCGACTCGGTGACGTCGACGAGGGCTGGACCGTCGCCCTCACCACGCTCATGAACGAACGGGCCGCGATCGGCGGCGGGGGCGCCGGCGTCGGGGCCATCGGCCTCACGCGGCTCCGAGAGATCGCCACCCACTTCGGTCGCGACGAGGACCCGCTCGTCCGCCAGCGGCTCGCCGACATCTACATCCGGCACACCGTCGCCCGCTACACGAACCTGCGCGCCATGGCCAAGATCCGCGCCGGGCAGGTGCCGGGGCCCGAGATGTCGATCGCGAAGCTGGCGCTCACCCAGAACATGCAGCGCGTCGCCGACGCCCTCGGCGAGCTGCTCGGGCCGCGCCTCGTCGCCGACACGCGCGAGTGGGGCACGTTCGCCTGGGCGGAGTTCGTCCTCGGCGTGCCGGGCGTGCGCGTCGCCGGCGGCACCGACGAGGTGATGCGCAACATCGTCGGTGAGCGGGTCCTCGGCCTGCCGAAGGAACCGCCCGGCGCCCGGTAG
- a CDS encoding NAD(P)/FAD-dependent oxidoreductase, producing the protein MASESLDAVVVGAGPNGLTAAVTLAAAGVGVRVFEANDGVGGGARTAELTLPGFHHDRCSAVHPLAAGSPVFATLPLADHGLSWLEPPLALAHPLDDGPAARLERSLADTAAGLGPGGRGYRALLTPFVGRWAALAPDVLRPFASVPPRHPALLARFGARALLPLTVSARRLRGDAGPALLAGMAAHTGSPLTAPVSTGPALMLALAAHDVGWPSPRGGAQAIADALAGYLAELGGSIVTGHRVRSLDELPTARAYLLDVSPWALPGLAGRRLPRRWLRRLGRYRRGPGVFKLDYALSGPVPWRDEATRRAGTVHLGGTLPEVAAALAAISRGQAPDRPLVVSAQPSLVDPSRAPAGRHTFWAYAHVPNGWPGDLTDAIEGQIERFAPGFRDVVLARAVSPPGQLERQNANLVGGDIADGAVSGAQALFRPLVAAVPYATPDPAVFLCSAATPPGPGVHGVCGHEAARVALRRVFGRRAPRFQPPGAASRRERGTNLPG; encoded by the coding sequence GTGGCCTCGGAGTCTCTCGACGCGGTCGTCGTCGGCGCGGGGCCCAACGGGCTCACCGCCGCGGTCACGCTGGCGGCGGCCGGCGTGGGCGTTCGGGTCTTCGAGGCCAACGACGGCGTGGGCGGCGGGGCCCGCACCGCCGAGCTGACGTTGCCGGGCTTCCACCACGACCGGTGCTCGGCCGTGCACCCGCTCGCGGCCGGGTCGCCCGTCTTCGCCACGCTCCCGCTCGCCGACCACGGCCTCAGCTGGCTCGAGCCGCCGCTGGCCCTGGCCCACCCGCTCGACGACGGGCCCGCCGCCCGGCTCGAGCGCTCGCTCGCCGACACCGCGGCCGGCCTCGGACCCGGCGGTCGCGGCTACCGCGCGCTCCTCACCCCGTTCGTCGGCCGGTGGGCGGCCCTGGCCCCCGACGTGCTCCGCCCGTTCGCCTCCGTCCCGCCGCGCCACCCCGCGCTCCTGGCCCGCTTCGGGGCCCGGGCGCTCCTCCCCCTGACGGTCAGCGCCCGCCGCCTGCGCGGCGACGCCGGGCCCGCCCTGCTCGCGGGCATGGCCGCGCACACGGGCAGCCCGCTCACCGCGCCGGTCAGCACCGGCCCGGCGCTGATGCTGGCCCTCGCGGCCCACGACGTGGGCTGGCCCAGCCCCCGCGGCGGCGCGCAGGCGATCGCCGACGCCCTCGCCGGCTACCTGGCCGAGCTCGGCGGGTCGATCGTGACCGGCCACCGGGTGCGGAGCCTCGACGAGCTGCCGACGGCCCGGGCGTACCTCCTCGACGTGTCCCCCTGGGCCCTCCCCGGCCTGGCCGGGCGGCGGCTGCCCCGCCGGTGGCTGCGGCGGCTCGGCCGCTACCGGCGCGGGCCCGGCGTCTTCAAGCTCGACTACGCGCTGAGCGGACCGGTCCCGTGGCGCGACGAGGCCACCCGGCGGGCCGGCACCGTGCACCTCGGCGGCACCCTGCCCGAGGTCGCCGCCGCGCTCGCCGCGATCAGCCGCGGCCAGGCGCCGGACCGGCCGCTCGTGGTCTCGGCGCAGCCCAGCCTCGTCGACCCGTCCCGCGCCCCAGCGGGCCGCCACACCTTCTGGGCCTACGCCCACGTGCCGAACGGCTGGCCCGGCGACCTCACCGACGCCATCGAGGGCCAGATCGAGCGGTTCGCCCCCGGCTTCCGCGACGTGGTGCTGGCCCGGGCGGTGTCGCCGCCCGGCCAGCTCGAGCGGCAGAACGCCAACCTCGTGGGCGGGGACATCGCCGACGGCGCCGTCTCGGGCGCCCAGGCGCTATTCCGGCCCCTGGTGGCGGCGGTCCCGTACGCGACGCCGGACCCGGCGGTGTTCCTCTGCTCCGCGGCGACGCCGCCGGGCCCGGGGGTGCACGGCGTCTGCGGGCACGAGGCGGCCCGGGTGGCGCTGCGCCGCGTCTTCGGCCGGCGGGCGCCGCGGTTCCAGCCCCCGGGGGCGGCGAGCCGCCGCGAGCGAGGGACGAACCTCCCGGGGTAG